The following proteins are encoded in a genomic region of Enterocloster clostridioformis:
- a CDS encoding FeoA family protein encodes MPLTLVKEGTEASIVRVGGKEEVRRHLENMGFVPGASVTVVSANNGNVIVNVKESRVAISKEMANKIMV; translated from the coding sequence ATGCCGTTGACATTGGTAAAAGAAGGTACTGAGGCATCCATAGTCCGGGTGGGCGGCAAGGAAGAGGTAAGACGTCATCTGGAGAACATGGGATTCGTACCGGGAGCGAGTGTGACTGTTGTTTCTGCTAACAATGGCAATGTGATTGTCAATGTAAAGGAATCAAGGGTTGCCATAAGCAAAGAGATGGCCAATAAGATTATGGTGTAA
- a CDS encoding M20 metallopeptidase family protein, with protein sequence MNQFLRRATELEPQMQKDRRYLHQHAEAGEHLPGTTKYVMERLASIELSPHEICDSGVTALIEGSRPGKTILLRADMDALPMKESNSLPFQTVTDAAHNCGHDIHTAMLLAAAQILYERRDELCGSVKLMFQPAEEVFTGSENMIKAGLLSNPTVDAAMGMHVMLDTPVPSLNYGTGFMTSSCDGFKITVKGVGCHGAMPHMGIDPINVGFHIYSAFQNLIARECDPGEKASLTLGAFNAGSTSNIIPDSAVLMGTLRTYNKDLRARLVKRMHEITEYMGKVFGVAVEYESLSDVPSTYSDPDLTRELAGYAAEVAPDFIKHTDYSVTPSDDFARVSEKVPTVYFMIGCGVDGCTVQHHNPGVLFDETVMPYGAAVHAACAFNWLNRRNA encoded by the coding sequence ATGAACCAATTCTTACGACGAGCAACGGAACTTGAACCTCAGATGCAAAAGGACCGGCGCTACCTGCATCAGCACGCCGAAGCGGGAGAGCACCTGCCCGGCACAACCAAGTATGTCATGGAACGGCTTGCTTCCATTGAGCTATCCCCGCATGAAATCTGCGACTCGGGCGTCACTGCCCTGATTGAGGGCAGCCGCCCCGGCAAGACCATTCTCCTCAGGGCTGACATGGACGCGCTCCCCATGAAAGAATCCAACAGCCTTCCCTTTCAGACGGTCACGGACGCGGCCCACAACTGCGGCCATGACATACATACCGCCATGCTTCTTGCGGCTGCCCAGATTCTGTACGAGCGCAGGGATGAGCTCTGCGGCAGCGTCAAGCTGATGTTCCAGCCGGCGGAAGAGGTCTTTACGGGTTCCGAAAACATGATTAAGGCCGGGCTTCTTTCCAATCCCACAGTGGATGCCGCCATGGGCATGCATGTGATGTTAGATACCCCGGTTCCCTCCCTCAACTATGGCACAGGCTTCATGACGTCCTCCTGCGACGGTTTTAAAATCACGGTAAAAGGCGTGGGCTGTCATGGCGCCATGCCCCATATGGGTATTGACCCCATCAATGTGGGCTTCCATATTTACAGCGCCTTCCAGAATCTCATAGCCAGGGAATGCGACCCGGGCGAGAAGGCAAGCCTTACTCTAGGCGCGTTTAATGCAGGATCCACATCCAACATTATTCCTGACAGCGCCGTGCTCATGGGCACCCTGCGCACCTATAATAAGGATCTGCGCGCCAGGCTGGTAAAAAGGATGCATGAGATTACAGAATACATGGGAAAAGTCTTTGGAGTGGCGGTTGAATACGAATCCCTCTCCGATGTGCCCTCCACCTACTCTGACCCGGACCTTACCAGGGAGCTGGCAGGATATGCCGCCGAGGTGGCGCCTGATTTCATTAAACATACGGATTACTCCGTCACACCTTCTGATGACTTTGCCCGCGTGTCCGAAAAGGTCCCTACTGTCTACTTCATGATAGGATGCGGGGTGGATGGATGCACGGTCCAGCACCACAATCCGGGCGTATTATTTGATGAAACCGTCATGCCCTACGGGGCCGCAGTACACGCAGCCTGTGCATTTAACTGGCTGAACAGGAGGAACGCATAA
- a CDS encoding FeoA family protein, which yields MRTLKEVKCKSTVTVVKLHGEGAVKRRIMDMGITKGTEVYVRKVAPLGDPVEVNVRGYELSLRKADAEMIEVQ from the coding sequence ATGCGCACATTGAAGGAAGTAAAATGCAAAAGCACGGTAACGGTTGTTAAACTTCACGGAGAAGGGGCTGTAAAACGCCGTATCATGGATATGGGTATTACAAAAGGGACGGAAGTATATGTCCGCAAGGTGGCGCCTCTGGGGGATCCTGTGGAAGTGAATGTAAGGGGCTATGAGCTGTCCTTAAGGAAAGCGGATGCCGAGATGATTGAAGTGCAGTAG
- a CDS encoding class II aldolase/adducin family protein, which yields MMDKELAQKLKDAVWIGRSLFERNKTAGSSANMSFFHDGRMYISQSGSCFGTLKEDEFAVMDMNGECLSSSKPSKEWPLHLKVYQKKPGTGAVLHTHGTYGVLWSFVPAEDETDAIPDHTPYLKMKLGKVGVIPYEKPGSQALFDAFGQRVMDSDGYLLKQHGAVVPGKNLMDAFYCLEELEESARIAWMLREAGLR from the coding sequence ATGATGGACAAGGAATTGGCTCAGAAATTAAAGGACGCGGTCTGGATTGGAAGGAGTCTGTTTGAGAGGAACAAGACAGCCGGTTCATCGGCTAATATGAGTTTTTTCCATGATGGAAGGATGTACATCAGCCAGAGCGGAAGCTGCTTTGGAACCCTGAAAGAGGATGAATTTGCAGTCATGGATATGAACGGAGAATGTCTGAGCAGCAGCAAGCCCAGCAAGGAATGGCCCCTGCATCTGAAGGTATACCAGAAAAAGCCGGGAACAGGCGCGGTCCTGCATACTCATGGCACCTATGGGGTGCTGTGGAGCTTTGTGCCGGCTGAGGACGAAACAGACGCAATCCCGGACCATACCCCGTATCTGAAGATGAAGCTGGGTAAGGTGGGGGTGATTCCCTACGAAAAGCCAGGCTCCCAGGCACTGTTTGACGCTTTTGGGCAGCGTGTGATGGACAGCGACGGCTATCTGCTGAAGCAGCACGGGGCAGTGGTGCCGGGAAAAAATCTGATGGACGCTTTTTACTGTCTGGAAGAGCTGGAGGAAAGCGCCAGGATTGCCTGGATGCTGAGGGAGGCCGGACTGAGATAG
- a CDS encoding response regulator — protein MIPELNILLAEDNDLNAEIAIELLKTKRASVHRAEYGKRAVELFVRNSPGTYQAILMDIQMHEMNGLEACRAIRGMQRQDASSIPVIAMTANSFQEDADAAAEAGMDGFVTKPVDAEYLCQVLERAQRLG, from the coding sequence ATGATTCCGGAATTGAACATCCTTCTGGCCGAGGATAATGACCTGAATGCGGAGATAGCCATTGAGCTTCTGAAGACAAAGAGAGCCAGTGTGCACAGGGCGGAATATGGAAAACGGGCTGTGGAATTGTTTGTCCGGAACAGCCCCGGGACCTATCAGGCTATTCTCATGGATATCCAGATGCATGAGATGAACGGCCTGGAGGCCTGCCGGGCCATCCGGGGGATGCAGAGACAGGATGCCTCTTCCATCCCTGTCATAGCTATGACGGCTAATTCCTTTCAGGAAGATGCGGATGCGGCAGCAGAGGCCGGGATGGACGGCTTTGTGACCAAGCCGGTGGATGCGGAATATCTCTGCCAGGTGTTAGAACGTGCCCAGAGACTCGGGTAA
- a CDS encoding metal-dependent transcriptional regulator has protein sequence MKIQESAENYLETILILSHRNPYVRSIDIANELSFSKPSVSVAMKNLRENGYILMDDQGHITLSSIGKEIAETMYERHTMLSQWLMYLGVDEQTAVEDACRIEHVVSAESFRAIKDHITNGHELPGDNA, from the coding sequence TTGAAAATACAGGAATCAGCTGAAAATTATCTGGAAACAATCTTGATTTTAAGCCACCGAAACCCCTATGTCCGCTCCATCGACATCGCCAACGAGCTGTCATTTTCCAAGCCCAGCGTCAGCGTGGCCATGAAGAATCTGCGCGAAAACGGTTATATCCTCATGGATGACCAGGGCCATATCACCCTCAGCAGCATTGGAAAAGAAATCGCCGAGACCATGTATGAACGCCACACCATGCTTTCCCAGTGGCTCATGTACCTTGGCGTGGACGAGCAGACAGCCGTGGAGGATGCGTGCCGCATTGAACATGTGGTCAGCGCCGAAAGCTTCCGGGCCATCAAGGACCATATCACCAATGGGCATGAGCTTCCGGGAGACAACGCATAA
- a CDS encoding MFS transporter: MERKKIYYGWFVVFGCLMITCTMVPPIMALSNKFLIQVTGELQISRSAFTLANTILQGLGIFLSPIVSARLARGNMKRIQTVSIIGFVLSYASFSLATNVIHLYISSFFTGVFFLNASLIPVSMMITNWFVKKRGLAMSIAMAGIGVGGTIFSPVITWLLGAYGWRSTYRIMALIILVLALPAALFILRKRPEDMGLLPYGSEDAAIQDAASKRIPKKADIVFPLSVKESRTKLFFILFIFGMLCNGLINTGSLGHFPPAIEELQGPQVQALIISMYSMIGIFGKLVLGWLNDRFGVVASTAFGCITFALSFIFILFGQNISMLYIMAFLFGLGDAIGTVTPPLITSAIFGAEKYGEAYGIANSFTQIGLSLGALMVAAVYDTSGSYNTAWILLIILTLGAFAGWVGAYAVSRKYCQKSVADNT; encoded by the coding sequence ATGGAACGCAAAAAAATATATTATGGCTGGTTTGTTGTTTTTGGATGTCTCATGATTACATGTACCATGGTGCCCCCCATCATGGCGCTCAGCAATAAATTTCTGATTCAGGTCACGGGTGAGCTTCAGATTTCCAGAAGCGCCTTTACCCTGGCCAATACCATTCTCCAGGGTCTGGGTATCTTCCTGTCCCCCATTGTGTCGGCCAGACTTGCAAGAGGCAACATGAAACGGATTCAGACCGTCAGCATTATTGGCTTTGTCCTTTCCTACGCTTCCTTCTCCCTTGCCACCAACGTGATTCATCTATACATTTCCTCCTTTTTTACCGGTGTTTTCTTCTTAAACGCCTCCCTGATTCCGGTAAGCATGATGATTACCAACTGGTTTGTCAAAAAGAGAGGACTTGCCATGAGCATAGCCATGGCAGGAATCGGCGTGGGCGGCACCATCTTCAGTCCTGTCATTACATGGCTGCTGGGGGCCTATGGCTGGAGGAGCACCTACCGAATCATGGCTCTCATTATCCTGGTACTGGCCCTTCCCGCTGCCCTGTTCATCCTCAGGAAACGTCCGGAGGACATGGGACTCTTACCCTACGGCAGCGAGGATGCCGCCATACAGGATGCCGCCTCCAAACGTATTCCCAAAAAGGCAGACATTGTATTTCCGCTCAGCGTGAAAGAATCCAGGACAAAGCTGTTCTTCATCCTTTTCATCTTCGGCATGCTGTGCAACGGGCTGATTAATACCGGCTCCCTGGGCCACTTCCCTCCGGCTATCGAGGAACTTCAGGGCCCCCAGGTACAGGCTTTAATCATCTCCATGTATTCCATGATTGGTATTTTCGGCAAGCTGGTTCTGGGATGGCTCAATGACAGGTTCGGAGTTGTGGCCAGCACTGCCTTTGGATGCATCACCTTTGCCCTCTCCTTTATCTTCATCCTGTTTGGGCAGAATATCAGCATGCTCTACATCATGGCCTTCCTTTTCGGCCTGGGAGATGCCATCGGCACCGTGACCCCTCCTCTTATTACCTCCGCCATCTTTGGCGCTGAAAAATACGGCGAGGCATACGGAATCGCCAACAGCTTTACACAAATCGGCCTTTCCCTGGGAGCGCTCATGGTGGCAGCCGTATATGACACCAGCGGCTCCTACAATACGGCCTGGATTCTCCTTATTATCCTGACCCTGGGTGCCTTCGCGGGCTGGGTGGGCGCGTACGCGGTATCCAGAAAGTACTGTCAAAAATCAGTGGCGGACAATACGTAA